A window of the Mesotoga prima MesG1.Ag.4.2 genome harbors these coding sequences:
- the dapA gene encoding 4-hydroxy-tetrahydrodipicolinate synthase, with protein MDVVGKFGRILIPMSTAFAADYSIDYPMTRRIASYLISKNYCDSLVIAGTNGEFYSMSFEEKVRLFAEVKQEVGERVPLIAGTGTANTHETIELTKEAARLGYDAAMVVVPYYCHPTQEGIYYHFSQICKNTDLPIMVYNIPLFTASNIDPSTLAKLTEFENIVAVKDEAGINPLQTSAFLKATEGKIVVYSGDDLMVLSVMSQGGIGVISGGSHVIGDMMRNLIEEFLSGDATKATGSFKELYSLFSAFFGRNRRLVNPLPAVKKAFALHSGLDVARVRPPLMEIEEDEVAVLKDTLRKFGKIS; from the coding sequence ATGGACGTTGTTGGCAAGTTTGGAAGGATCCTCATACCAATGAGCACAGCATTTGCAGCTGACTATTCCATTGACTATCCAATGACAAGAAGAATTGCCAGTTACTTGATCAGTAAGAACTATTGCGATTCTCTGGTGATAGCCGGAACAAATGGGGAATTCTATTCGATGAGTTTTGAAGAGAAAGTTAGACTCTTCGCAGAGGTCAAACAAGAGGTCGGAGAAAGGGTGCCGCTTATAGCCGGTACGGGCACTGCTAACACTCACGAAACAATTGAGTTGACAAAAGAAGCGGCGAGACTCGGTTATGATGCAGCTATGGTTGTTGTGCCTTATTACTGTCACCCTACACAGGAAGGAATTTATTATCACTTCTCTCAGATATGCAAGAACACGGATCTTCCCATAATGGTCTATAATATCCCGCTTTTCACTGCTTCTAACATTGATCCTTCTACCCTTGCAAAACTCACCGAATTTGAGAATATCGTGGCGGTCAAGGATGAAGCGGGAATAAATCCTCTGCAAACCTCTGCCTTCTTGAAAGCAACCGAGGGAAAGATAGTTGTCTATTCCGGCGATGATCTGATGGTTCTCTCTGTCATGAGCCAGGGAGGAATTGGTGTGATAAGCGGAGGATCCCACGTTATCGGCGATATGATGAGAAATCTGATCGAGGAATTCCTTTCAGGCGACGCCACGAAAGCAACTGGCAGTTTCAAAGAGTTGTATTCGCTGTTCAGCGCATTCTTTGGAAGGAACAGGCGTTTAGTAAATCCATTGCCGGCGGTGAAGAAGGCCTTTGCATTACACTCCGGACTTGATGTCGCACGTGTAAGGCCACCATTAATGGAAATCGAAGAAGACGAAGTGGCAGTATTGAAAGATACACTCAGAAAGTTTGGAAAAATCTCCTGA
- a CDS encoding 6-phosphogluconolactonase: MGTLGFFPGSKEISDVRSLVLPTEGTYDERPSKRITLGLRALNQSRNVIVLGTGV; the protein is encoded by the coding sequence ATGGGCACACTGGGTTTTTTTCCCGGGTCGAAGGAAATTAGCGATGTCCGTTCCCTTGTTCTTCCCACTGAAGGAACTTATGACGAGAGGCCTTCAAAAAGGATTACTCTCGGTCTTCGAGCACTGAATCAGTCCAGGAATGTCATCGTTTTGGGCACGGGAGTCTAG
- a CDS encoding LacI family DNA-binding transcriptional regulator, with product MKKNYATIKMIAEDLNLSTSTVSRVINKHPDVSQETRRRVLKKIEELGYVRNATATLMRNNVSTTIGVIFEAEYDPFFSEILQGIEKGISKYNYRMILINTKLRSAEARSAVNMLLEHRVGGIIIVPSNPEISYAKDLVKRQFPVVVIGRDYKELDVDEVFTDDYHGGELAGEYLVSRGATRLLMINSRDSGSASSEREKGFVKIAEDKKVYYEVINDRVTDYDNTFKIVRSIFSESIPFDGIFCFNDTRAFAAINALRSIDESLLRKISVIGYDDIIFSSIFSPKLTSIRIDKDMEGFEAVKLLDQRIRGVRKSVKREVLNVSLVIRET from the coding sequence TTGAAGAAGAACTACGCTACCATTAAAATGATTGCTGAAGACCTTAATCTTTCAACTTCCACAGTTTCGAGGGTAATCAACAAGCATCCAGATGTTTCGCAAGAGACTAGAAGGAGAGTGCTTAAGAAGATTGAGGAGTTAGGCTATGTAAGAAACGCTACAGCTACGCTTATGCGAAATAATGTAAGCACGACAATTGGAGTTATCTTCGAGGCTGAGTACGATCCGTTCTTTTCTGAGATACTACAGGGAATTGAGAAAGGTATATCGAAGTACAACTATAGAATGATTTTGATCAACACTAAATTGAGATCTGCAGAGGCTAGGAGTGCAGTAAACATGCTTCTTGAGCATCGAGTTGGAGGGATAATAATTGTCCCAAGCAATCCCGAGATCTCTTATGCTAAAGATCTAGTCAAGCGTCAATTCCCGGTTGTAGTAATCGGTAGAGATTACAAAGAACTTGATGTAGATGAAGTTTTTACAGACGACTACCATGGCGGTGAGCTTGCTGGAGAGTATTTGGTATCTCGTGGAGCAACTCGTCTTCTGATGATCAATTCCAGAGATTCCGGTTCTGCTTCCAGTGAGAGGGAAAAGGGTTTTGTAAAGATTGCCGAGGATAAGAAAGTGTACTATGAAGTAATAAATGATCGTGTTACGGATTACGATAATACTTTCAAGATAGTGAGATCTATCTTTTCAGAGTCAATTCCTTTCGATGGTATCTTCTGTTTCAATGACACTAGAGCCTTTGCAGCTATCAATGCTCTAAGGAGCATAGATGAGTCGTTGCTTAGAAAGATATCTGTAATTGGATACGATGACATTATCTTTTCCTCTATTTTCTCTCCAAAACTAACATCCATCAGAATAGACAAAGATATGGAAGGATTCGAGGCTGTGAAGTTGTTGGATCAAAGGATCAGAGGAGTAAGAAAGTCAGTGAAAAGAGAGGTACTGAACGTATCTTTGGTAATAAGAGAAACTTAG
- a CDS encoding ABC transporter substrate-binding protein, with protein sequence MSRRLLVLILVVTLAFSGILMAKTTLVMWDQLAATEDIVKMFNEKMKAEGKDIEVKLELIPYDQMVPKFMAALSAGIAPDLYGMDLVQFPFFISIGAFTDITEWAKELPFFDELTKGMLEIGMKDDRIYGLPYQIDLSTMLWNKGLFEEAGLDPEQPPQTWYELVEMGQKLTVDKDGDGIIDQWGFNLAGGGAGAYMFWFMPFVWGNGGRMFDDEGNVALDSYETVQALQFWADLVHKHKIAPVSSVQYGSGDRYNAFVSGKLAMFLGGNFNITSLLQDAPDMEFGVAMIPKNRGEFASFGGGSLLGITSQSKNVEAAKEFMEFAFSEEAQVGAFAPSLQLVARPSLYDNEYYKDIPQMMRFADILGIAQTPYTVKYNEIYDPVGYYFESVFLGQMDAETAVRECTKEIEKILAE encoded by the coding sequence ATGTCAAGAAGACTGTTGGTATTGATCCTGGTGGTGACTCTTGCTTTTTCTGGCATCCTAATGGCAAAAACGACACTCGTCATGTGGGACCAGCTCGCAGCAACGGAAGACATAGTCAAGATGTTCAACGAAAAAATGAAGGCAGAAGGAAAGGATATCGAAGTGAAGCTTGAGCTGATACCTTACGACCAAATGGTTCCGAAGTTCATGGCGGCCCTCTCCGCTGGAATTGCTCCTGACCTCTACGGAATGGATCTTGTTCAGTTTCCTTTCTTTATTTCAATCGGCGCGTTCACTGATATTACGGAATGGGCCAAAGAACTACCTTTCTTTGATGAATTAACGAAAGGAATGCTAGAAATTGGCATGAAGGATGATAGGATATACGGATTGCCTTACCAGATTGACCTATCAACAATGCTTTGGAATAAGGGCCTTTTTGAAGAGGCAGGTTTGGATCCTGAACAGCCACCTCAAACGTGGTACGAACTTGTCGAAATGGGGCAGAAACTAACCGTTGACAAAGATGGAGACGGAATCATTGATCAGTGGGGATTCAACCTTGCAGGTGGCGGAGCTGGCGCTTATATGTTCTGGTTCATGCCCTTTGTCTGGGGTAACGGCGGAAGAATGTTTGATGATGAAGGAAACGTAGCGCTAGATTCTTATGAGACAGTTCAAGCTCTACAGTTCTGGGCGGATCTTGTTCATAAGCACAAGATTGCTCCTGTTTCATCTGTCCAGTATGGTTCTGGCGACAGGTACAATGCGTTCGTTTCAGGGAAACTCGCTATGTTCCTCGGCGGCAACTTCAACATAACGTCTCTGCTACAAGATGCACCTGATATGGAATTTGGAGTAGCTATGATCCCTAAGAACAGAGGGGAATTCGCTTCTTTCGGTGGTGGAAGCCTTCTCGGAATAACCTCACAAAGCAAAAATGTTGAAGCGGCGAAAGAATTCATGGAATTTGCGTTCTCTGAAGAAGCCCAGGTCGGTGCCTTCGCTCCAAGTCTACAGCTAGTGGCGAGACCTAGCCTTTATGATAACGAATACTACAAGGACATCCCCCAGATGATGCGTTTCGCAGATATACTTGGCATAGCGCAAACTCCATACACTGTTAAGTACAATGAAATCTATGATCCAGTTGGTTATTACTTTGAGAGCGTCTTTCTAGGTCAGATGGATGCAGAAACAGCAGTAAGAGAATGCACAAAGGAAATAGAGAAGATACTTGCAGAATAA
- a CDS encoding carbohydrate ABC transporter permease, whose amino-acid sequence MKQKTRKGLFGFIFLLPVIVMISIFFIYPLIKVVLMSFQEWKIMGGSSFVGLSNYKKALVDDEFWKTLWNTVIYAIIVTPMIFVPAVLLANALKKTSRSTKIFRTIFFIPYAISFVAASYIWQWIYNDSYGILNYILISLNLIGQPINWLGQTWLSRVMVSIMVAWKTLGFTMIIVIAGLQGISPQIYEAASIDGAEKSQVFRYITLPLLRPTLVLALILSLAGSFKAFDHFYIMTKGGPLKTTETIVMYINKIGFEFYDIGFGSAVSVIFLGILLLISYLQLKAGGFQNE is encoded by the coding sequence ATGAAACAGAAGACAAGGAAGGGATTATTTGGGTTCATATTCCTTCTTCCAGTTATTGTGATGATTAGCATATTTTTCATCTATCCCTTGATTAAGGTAGTGTTGATGTCATTCCAAGAATGGAAGATAATGGGGGGATCGAGTTTTGTAGGTTTGTCAAACTACAAGAAGGCACTCGTAGATGATGAGTTCTGGAAAACCCTTTGGAACACCGTAATCTACGCAATAATAGTTACCCCAATGATTTTTGTTCCTGCAGTTTTGCTGGCCAACGCTTTGAAAAAGACTTCACGTTCCACAAAAATTTTCAGAACGATTTTTTTCATACCATATGCGATTTCCTTTGTTGCTGCTAGTTATATTTGGCAATGGATTTACAACGATTCCTATGGAATACTGAATTACATTTTAATATCTCTTAACTTGATAGGCCAACCAATAAACTGGCTTGGGCAGACATGGTTGTCAAGAGTTATGGTTTCCATAATGGTTGCATGGAAGACTCTTGGATTCACTATGATAATTGTCATTGCAGGGTTGCAGGGTATTTCCCCCCAGATTTATGAAGCAGCCTCGATCGATGGGGCGGAGAAATCACAAGTCTTTAGGTACATAACGCTTCCTCTTCTTCGTCCTACACTGGTACTGGCTTTGATTCTTTCACTGGCTGGTTCCTTCAAAGCCTTCGATCACTTCTACATAATGACTAAGGGAGGCCCACTAAAAACTACAGAGACTATTGTAATGTACATAAACAAAATCGGATTCGAATTTTACGACATTGGATTTGGCTCGGCGGTGTCGGTAATATTCTTGGGAATCCTGCTTCTCATTAGTTATTTGCAGTTGAAGGCGGGAGGATTCCAGAATGAGTAA
- a CDS encoding carbohydrate ABC transporter permease, whose product MSKKLFITLIIISIIFVIPIYWAAITSFKPSSEVLSYPPSLVPKQPTLAQFTKLFTAGDSIFTRYVLNTFILCGLSIGMVLILSIMGGYSLSKLAFKGSNIIFVIILSIMMVPYQSLLIPLYDLMNAMGLLDSLFGVSLIYTTYSMPFCIFMMKNYFSSLPNTLRESALIDGASEMRILFKVHLPLALPAIATVIVYVFLMTWNDFILALNFTSSNDVRNIQVGITLFATTRFTRDWGLINAGATFSIIPSILVFLLLQKYYVEGMTAGTNKE is encoded by the coding sequence ATGAGTAAGAAACTCTTCATTACGTTAATCATAATCTCGATAATTTTCGTAATACCGATCTACTGGGCTGCGATAACTTCCTTTAAACCCTCGAGTGAAGTTTTGTCATATCCGCCCAGTTTAGTACCGAAACAACCAACCTTAGCCCAGTTTACGAAGCTCTTCACGGCCGGGGATTCCATATTCACAAGATATGTATTAAATACTTTCATCCTTTGTGGATTAAGTATAGGGATGGTTCTGATACTTAGTATAATGGGAGGTTATTCCTTAAGCAAGCTCGCTTTCAAAGGTAGCAATATCATCTTTGTGATAATCCTGTCTATAATGATGGTCCCATATCAGTCTCTTCTGATTCCCTTGTATGATCTGATGAATGCGATGGGACTTCTAGATTCGTTGTTTGGTGTTTCGCTTATTTACACAACTTATTCCATGCCTTTCTGCATTTTTATGATGAAGAATTACTTCTCTTCATTGCCAAATACTCTTAGGGAAAGCGCCCTTATAGACGGGGCTTCAGAAATGCGAATACTCTTCAAGGTACATCTACCGCTTGCGCTCCCTGCAATTGCAACTGTAATAGTCTATGTATTCTTGATGACCTGGAACGATTTTATACTCGCTCTAAACTTCACCAGCTCAAATGACGTTAGAAACATACAGGTTGGAATTACCTTATTCGCTACAACTAGATTTACGCGCGATTGGGGACTTATAAACGCTGGCGCAACATTCAGCATCATACCCAGTATTCTTGTGTTCCTTCTCCTGCAGAAATACTATGTAGAAGGCATGACAGCAGGAACTAACAAAGAATAG
- a CDS encoding beta-L-arabinofuranosidase domain-containing protein yields the protein MIDVELMELPLGEIRPAGWLERQLKIQAKGLTGRLEEVWKDVGPDSGWLGGSGENWERGPYYCDGLIPLAYLLEDEKLKGKAAKWISWTLESQNEEGFFGPRDNDDWWPRMVMLKVLKNYFEYTKDQRVVHFMTRYFMYQLQNIDSREFAIWENTRSVENIYVILWLYSITGEGFLIDLAKRFFEKSMNWSNYFENFKYTKPTGEYLDWEKFMKATGGKGLEGLYEYEERTNSTTYSKLFQETHVVNVVMGVKYPALRYLLYGEKNQLKIVKEGIKKLIDYHGTSNGMVTGDEHLNGNDPSRGTELCAVVEYMFSLEILFRVFNDTEFADILEKIAYNALPATIDKELLTHQYDQQVNQIMCSHAKRNWYNNLDDSNLFGLEPNFGCCTANMHQGWPKFVKNLCYKSDDGGLVFGVYGPCKIETSVAGQTILIREVTDYPFDDKIEILIDNNADFEIPLHFRIPGWATKSEVTLNGSAFDPENNEGYLTIKRLWNRGDRVELVFRSRVRTSKWFKNSLSVEKGPLLFALRLDEKWNTTNKDGEFPEYEVYTTSPWNYALKVDLKNPEKSFSFIKRTQQLSEQPFDQNLVPVLIEADAAKVEEWSWERNSAGTLPESPVRPEGPLEKVCLIPYGAARLRIAQFPYFEE from the coding sequence ATGATAGATGTGGAGCTTATGGAACTGCCTCTTGGTGAGATTCGACCTGCCGGGTGGCTGGAAAGACAACTCAAGATTCAGGCAAAAGGTTTGACAGGAAGACTGGAAGAGGTTTGGAAAGATGTGGGACCGGATAGCGGCTGGCTCGGGGGAAGCGGTGAAAACTGGGAAAGAGGACCATATTACTGTGATGGTCTCATTCCTCTGGCCTATCTACTAGAGGATGAAAAACTGAAGGGAAAGGCAGCAAAATGGATATCCTGGACTTTGGAAAGCCAGAACGAGGAGGGGTTCTTCGGGCCCAGGGATAATGATGATTGGTGGCCAAGAATGGTCATGCTCAAGGTTTTGAAGAACTACTTTGAATACACTAAGGATCAGCGTGTAGTTCATTTCATGACCAGGTATTTCATGTATCAACTGCAAAATATAGATTCCAGAGAGTTCGCAATTTGGGAAAACACAAGAAGTGTGGAGAATATTTACGTGATACTCTGGCTCTATAGCATCACTGGAGAAGGGTTCCTGATAGATCTAGCCAAAAGGTTTTTTGAAAAGTCAATGAACTGGTCCAATTATTTCGAAAACTTCAAGTACACAAAACCGACCGGAGAGTATCTGGACTGGGAGAAATTTATGAAAGCTACGGGCGGAAAGGGACTCGAAGGGCTTTACGAATACGAGGAAAGAACGAACAGCACTACATATTCTAAGTTGTTTCAGGAAACTCATGTAGTAAATGTAGTTATGGGTGTTAAGTATCCGGCTTTAAGGTACCTACTCTACGGAGAGAAGAATCAGCTAAAAATAGTCAAAGAAGGAATAAAAAAGCTCATTGATTACCACGGAACATCAAATGGAATGGTAACAGGTGACGAACACTTAAATGGAAACGATCCATCGCGAGGAACTGAGTTATGTGCGGTGGTTGAGTATATGTTCTCACTCGAGATACTCTTTAGAGTTTTCAACGATACAGAGTTCGCGGATATTCTCGAGAAAATTGCATACAACGCATTGCCTGCAACAATTGATAAGGAGCTACTCACACACCAATACGATCAACAAGTGAATCAGATTATGTGCAGTCACGCCAAACGCAATTGGTATAACAATCTAGATGACTCAAATCTCTTCGGACTTGAACCGAACTTTGGTTGCTGTACAGCGAACATGCATCAAGGGTGGCCAAAATTCGTTAAGAATCTATGTTACAAGAGTGATGACGGCGGACTGGTTTTCGGCGTTTATGGTCCTTGCAAGATAGAAACATCCGTAGCGGGGCAGACTATTTTGATAAGAGAAGTAACTGATTATCCTTTTGACGACAAAATCGAAATTCTTATTGATAATAATGCTGATTTTGAAATACCACTTCACTTCAGGATTCCAGGATGGGCCACAAAAAGTGAAGTTACTCTCAATGGTTCAGCGTTTGATCCGGAAAACAATGAGGGTTACCTAACCATAAAACGTTTATGGAACAGAGGTGATAGGGTCGAGTTGGTTTTCCGGTCTAGGGTTAGAACCTCTAAATGGTTCAAAAACTCACTTAGTGTCGAGAAAGGTCCTCTTCTTTTCGCTTTGAGACTAGATGAAAAGTGGAACACTACGAACAAAGACGGGGAGTTTCCTGAATATGAGGTTTATACAACCAGTCCATGGAATTACGCCTTGAAAGTGGATCTTAAGAACCCAGAAAAGAGCTTTTCATTTATCAAGCGAACACAACAATTGTCTGAACAACCCTTTGATCAGAATCTAGTTCCAGTCTTGATTGAAGCCGATGCAGCCAAGGTAGAGGAATGGTCGTGGGAAAGGAATTCGGCCGGGACTCTCCCAGAAAGCCCTGTAAGACCAGAGGGGCCGTTAGAGAAAGTATGTTTGATTCCTTACGGTGCGGCACGGTTGAGAATAGCTCAGTTTCCCTATTTTGAAGAATGA
- the pheA gene encoding prephenate dehydratase — translation MKRSIVFQGEHGAYSEQAIRKLFGESPTTIPCRSFREMLKLVSEEKVDCAMLPVENSLAGTVIPAYDALIESELFVHAEVMLRIEHCLMAPEGVKIEDIRYVISHHQALSQCMRHIEEEGFEAKEYYDTAGSARDLATLKMPFTAAIASELAAKTYGLEILRMGFEDLDTNTTRFFLMGREARKCEGRCKTSMIFTTEHKPGALFKVLGELSDRNLNLTKIESRPFTKEMWHYLFFVDFEGSVSEKRVEEAVNAISSRCSYFKLLGSYRSANDVELNSNQLT, via the coding sequence TTGAAGAGGAGTATCGTTTTTCAGGGTGAACACGGAGCTTATTCAGAACAGGCTATAAGAAAATTGTTTGGGGAATCACCTACGACTATTCCATGCAGATCTTTTCGGGAGATGCTGAAACTTGTAAGCGAAGAAAAGGTAGACTGCGCAATGCTGCCGGTCGAAAACTCCCTGGCTGGCACTGTGATTCCAGCATATGATGCCCTCATAGAAAGCGAACTATTTGTTCATGCAGAAGTCATGCTTAGAATTGAGCATTGTCTGATGGCACCAGAAGGGGTAAAAATTGAGGACATAAGATACGTGATCTCCCATCATCAGGCTTTGTCACAGTGCATGAGGCATATTGAAGAGGAGGGTTTTGAGGCGAAAGAGTATTATGACACTGCTGGCTCGGCAAGGGACTTGGCCACTTTAAAGATGCCATTTACGGCTGCAATAGCCAGCGAATTGGCGGCCAAAACATATGGACTGGAAATCCTTAGAATGGGTTTCGAGGACCTTGATACGAACACGACGAGATTCTTCTTGATGGGAAGAGAAGCCAGAAAGTGCGAGGGCAGGTGCAAGACTTCAATGATATTTACCACTGAGCACAAGCCGGGAGCTTTGTTCAAAGTTCTAGGAGAACTGTCGGATCGCAATTTGAACTTGACAAAGATAGAATCAAGGCCATTTACGAAGGAAATGTGGCACTATCTCTTCTTCGTTGATTTCGAAGGAAGTGTATCGGAAAAGAGAGTTGAAGAAGCTGTCAACGCAATAAGCAGTCGCTGCAGCTACTTCAAGCTCCTGGGTTCCTATCGATCTGCAAATGATGTTGAGCTAAACTCAAATCAGTTAACATAG
- a CDS encoding MerR family transcriptional regulator, translating to MERIKKLPSNPRFDRVKTFELQKKHLMLEKERIEAMLSTLERTLKTLKGEDSMSQREKFKGFDFSYNPYEEEAKQLWGDETVEKSNDFITSKSDRERKDMERILDDLFRGLAEIRIKDPDSDLAQEAIDRMYRVFNDSFEHYYSFESFAALDSRCVMDDRFKANTDKYGEGLAEFLSKAMQEYADRESEG from the coding sequence TTGGAGAGGATCAAGAAGCTTCCAAGCAACCCGAGGTTCGATAGAGTCAAGACCTTCGAGCTTCAGAAGAAACACTTGATGCTGGAGAAAGAGAGAATTGAGGCTATGCTCAGCACACTGGAAAGGACGCTCAAGACTTTGAAAGGAGAAGATTCGATGAGTCAGAGAGAAAAGTTCAAAGGATTCGATTTCTCCTACAACCCCTATGAAGAAGAAGCGAAACAGCTTTGGGGTGATGAGACAGTCGAAAAGAGTAACGATTTCATCACTTCGAAGAGCGATCGGGAGAGGAAGGACATGGAGAGGATACTGGATGACCTTTTCAGAGGACTGGCAGAAATTCGGATCAAAGATCCCGATTCAGATCTTGCCCAGGAAGCAATTGACAGAATGTATAGAGTCTTTAACGATAGCTTTGAACATTACTATAGTTTTGAGTCTTTTGCCGCTCTAGATAGCAGATGTGTAATGGATGATCGGTTCAAAGCAAACACAGATAAGTATGGTGAAGGGTTAGCGGAGTTTCTTTCAAAAGCGATGCAGGAGTATGCAGACAGGGAATCTGAAGGATGA
- a CDS encoding DUF1254 domain-containing protein, with product MGMKNSLALISAILVFAVIIGAESTSVTSNYEEAREVARQAYIFAFPMLENYRTMVLQAVIPNSFNEFEHLQGLLGPEFREIARPNNDMLFSAAWLDLRNEPVIIEIPSICERYFSVQFIDMYTHNFAYAGTRTTGCRKLTVMISGPSCFVEIPNEIDEVFTSEGNFVFCKVRISVNPELEGDIDAVAKIQDSFKIRPYGAFCGSQTSSAVEPIAFPPFSQEKAESAGFISYLNFLLGQLEIHPSERALIERFSLIGIGPNLPFSENDLQPEMIIAIEKGIEDAMRIIFRPSEKMGVTKNGWNLTKRIFGSRQQMQGKYEIRAAAAYMGLYGNDLEEAYYPTSYVDADNEAYDGSKYDYRIHFESHEIPPTEPGGFWSITVYGDDEFMVPNPIDRYSIGNRSRLLYNDDGSLDIYIQHDSPGIDLESNWLPAPDGPFSLSLRMYLPSPGALDPLYCPPGVEKGRPRD from the coding sequence ATGGGCATGAAAAACTCTCTGGCATTAATATCTGCGATTCTGGTTTTCGCTGTCATTATTGGTGCAGAATCGACTTCGGTAACAAGCAACTACGAAGAAGCAAGGGAAGTCGCAAGACAAGCGTATATTTTCGCTTTTCCCATGCTTGAGAACTACAGAACTATGGTTCTCCAGGCAGTGATTCCAAATTCATTCAACGAGTTTGAACATCTTCAAGGATTACTGGGGCCGGAGTTCAGAGAAATAGCAAGACCAAACAACGATATGTTGTTCTCGGCTGCATGGCTTGATCTGAGGAACGAACCGGTAATAATAGAGATTCCAAGCATCTGTGAAAGATATTTCTCAGTCCAGTTCATCGACATGTACACACATAATTTCGCATACGCAGGAACGAGAACCACCGGTTGCAGGAAATTGACAGTAATGATCAGTGGCCCGTCCTGTTTCGTTGAGATTCCCAACGAAATTGATGAGGTGTTCACCAGTGAAGGGAATTTCGTCTTCTGCAAAGTAAGAATTTCCGTAAATCCTGAGTTAGAAGGTGATATCGATGCCGTCGCAAAGATTCAAGACAGCTTCAAAATCAGACCTTATGGAGCCTTCTGCGGTAGTCAAACTTCTTCAGCTGTCGAACCGATAGCCTTTCCGCCGTTCAGTCAGGAAAAAGCTGAATCGGCAGGCTTTATTTCGTATTTGAACTTCCTTCTTGGACAGCTTGAGATACATCCTTCTGAAAGGGCTCTTATTGAGCGTTTTAGTCTGATCGGCATAGGCCCAAACCTTCCATTTAGTGAGAACGACTTGCAACCTGAGATGATCATCGCGATTGAAAAGGGAATCGAAGATGCGATGAGGATCATATTCCGGCCGTCCGAGAAGATGGGAGTTACAAAGAACGGGTGGAATTTGACGAAACGGATATTCGGCAGTCGTCAGCAAATGCAGGGAAAATACGAAATCAGGGCGGCAGCAGCATATATGGGTCTGTATGGAAATGATCTCGAAGAGGCATATTACCCCACAAGTTACGTCGATGCCGACAATGAAGCATATGACGGCTCAAAGTACGATTACAGGATTCATTTCGAAAGCCATGAAATACCTCCCACAGAACCCGGTGGGTTCTGGTCGATTACAGTGTACGGTGATGACGAGTTCATGGTTCCCAACCCGATAGACAGATATTCTATTGGTAATCGGTCGAGATTGTTATACAACGATGATGGATCTCTCGACATCTATATCCAGCATGATTCGCCCGGCATTGATCTCGAAAGCAACTGGCTCCCCGCCCCTGACGGACCTTTTTCTTTGTCCTTGAGAATGTACCTGCCTTCACCTGGAGCTCTTGATCCTCTGTACTGCCCTCCAGGAGTGGAGAAAGGAAGACCGCGAGATTAG